One genomic region from Chloroherpetonaceae bacterium encodes:
- the metH gene encoding methionine synthase, which yields MSIPKINEVLENRILVLDGAMGTMIQRYKLDEEAYRGERFKSFEPNSKERIDDKKSLEDAVCEDPKHGHSFKPIKGSLRGNNELLSLTQPHIISEIHKEYLEAGCDILETNTFSANRISQADYGMEHLVYEMNFQSAKLAKGATEIFTSKHPEKPRYVAGALGPTTKLASMSPDVNDPGFRAVTFKELQDAYFEQICGLVDGGSDLLLIETITDTLNTKAAIVALETYFTKIGKRLPVMISGTIVDQSGRTLSGQTTEAFWISIAHTPNLLSVGLNCALGSKQMRPFIAELARVSDCFTSLYPNAGLPNEMGEYDESPEYMAKELQDYVNENFVNIIGGCCGTTPEHIAAFVEVAKRSKPRKKNPHKTLFSLSGLEPLNVLPETNFLNVGERTNVTGSPKFAKLILAGNYDEALSIARQQVENGAQIIDVNMDEGMLDSEAAMVKFLHLLSAEPDIARVPIMIDSSKWSVIEAGLQCLQGKCIVNSISLKEGEEKFKDYAKRILSYGAATVVMAFDEQGQADNFERRVEICSRAYRILTEEVGFNPQDIIFDPNVLTVATGIEEHNNYAADFIRATHWIKTHLPHAKVSGGISNISFSFRGNNPVREAMHSVFLYHAIKAGLDMGIVNAGQLAIYDDIEPELRERVEDVILNRRTDATERLIEHAESIKNQGKEKAETKKDEWRSLPVEERLKYALINGNTDFIDQDTEEARQKYPRPLSVIEGPLMDGMNVVGDLFGAGKMFLPQVVKSARVMKKSVAYLIPFIEAEKAGKSEKAAKILLATVKGDVHDIGKNIVGVVLACNNFEVIDLGVMVPAERILDTAEKEQVDIIGLSGLITPSLDEMVYVAKEMERRGLKIPLLIGGATTSRIHTAVKIVPNYSNAVIHVLDASRSVPVVQNLIGKDSRETFVAKMKSEYAIARQEHSRRKQEKKYLTYEKSLANKAQIQWTEKCVFKPTKTGIFQISVDLQTLRKYIDWTPFFQSWELAGRYPAILSDDIVGKEATKLFNDATVLLEKIIEEKSLKASGVYFIYPANSVGDDVEVYTDESRSSVLKTFHFLRQQGEMSKGLPNFSLSDFIAPKESGLEDYFGGFAVTAGIGTEELASQFEKNNDDYNAIMVKALADRLAEAFAEYLHELVRREFWGYETGNPLPNEALINESYQGIRPAPGYPACPDHTEKFLLFELLEPETRVGISLTESAAMYPAASVSGFYIAHPESKYFALGKIERDQVENYALRKNMPVELVERWLSPVLNYEQTETSETSTIGTEA from the coding sequence ATGTCTATACCAAAAATTAACGAGGTTTTAGAAAATCGTATTCTTGTGCTTGATGGTGCAATGGGTACAATGATTCAACGCTACAAGCTTGATGAAGAAGCCTATCGTGGGGAAAGGTTTAAATCATTTGAACCGAATTCAAAAGAACGAATTGATGATAAAAAGTCGCTTGAAGATGCAGTTTGTGAAGACCCCAAACACGGGCATAGTTTTAAGCCCATTAAAGGTTCGCTCCGTGGCAATAACGAATTGCTTTCGCTCACGCAGCCGCACATTATTTCTGAGATTCACAAAGAATATCTTGAAGCGGGTTGTGATATTTTAGAAACCAATACATTCAGTGCCAATCGCATTTCCCAAGCTGATTATGGGATGGAACATTTGGTTTATGAAATGAACTTCCAATCAGCCAAACTTGCAAAAGGCGCTACTGAAATCTTCACTTCAAAACATCCCGAAAAGCCACGTTATGTAGCCGGAGCGCTTGGACCAACAACGAAACTCGCTTCGATGTCTCCCGATGTGAACGATCCCGGATTTCGCGCAGTTACATTCAAAGAACTTCAAGATGCATACTTCGAGCAAATTTGCGGGCTTGTTGATGGCGGCTCCGACCTTCTATTAATTGAAACCATCACCGATACGCTCAACACAAAAGCTGCTATTGTTGCGCTCGAAACTTATTTTACTAAAATCGGGAAAAGACTTCCTGTCATGATCTCCGGAACCATCGTTGATCAAAGTGGGCGTACGCTGTCCGGTCAAACCACAGAGGCTTTTTGGATTTCCATCGCACACACACCCAACTTGCTTTCCGTTGGATTAAACTGTGCATTAGGGTCTAAGCAAATGCGTCCATTTATTGCTGAGCTTGCACGCGTTTCAGATTGCTTTACCAGCCTTTATCCCAATGCTGGCCTGCCCAATGAAATGGGAGAATATGATGAATCGCCGGAGTATATGGCGAAAGAACTTCAAGATTATGTCAATGAGAATTTCGTCAACATTATCGGCGGATGTTGCGGTACAACACCAGAACATATTGCTGCATTCGTCGAAGTTGCAAAGCGAAGTAAACCCCGAAAGAAAAATCCGCACAAAACACTCTTCTCGCTCTCCGGTCTTGAGCCTCTCAACGTTTTACCCGAAACGAATTTCCTTAATGTTGGCGAACGCACCAATGTTACCGGCTCACCAAAATTTGCGAAATTAATTTTAGCCGGTAACTATGACGAAGCCCTTTCGATTGCTCGCCAGCAAGTTGAAAACGGCGCACAAATCATCGATGTCAATATGGATGAAGGTATGCTCGATAGTGAAGCCGCGATGGTTAAGTTCCTTCATCTTCTATCGGCAGAGCCGGATATTGCACGCGTTCCGATTATGATCGACTCTTCCAAGTGGAGTGTTATTGAGGCAGGGCTTCAATGCTTGCAAGGCAAGTGCATCGTTAATTCAATTTCACTTAAAGAGGGAGAAGAAAAATTCAAAGATTACGCCAAACGCATTCTTTCGTATGGCGCAGCTACAGTAGTGATGGCGTTTGATGAACAAGGTCAGGCCGATAACTTTGAAAGAAGAGTTGAAATTTGTTCCCGTGCCTATCGCATCTTAACCGAGGAAGTTGGGTTTAACCCACAAGACATCATCTTCGACCCCAATGTGCTTACTGTAGCTACTGGCATTGAAGAACACAATAATTATGCAGCTGATTTTATCCGTGCCACACATTGGATAAAAACGCATCTCCCGCATGCAAAAGTCTCAGGTGGGATTTCAAACATCTCATTTTCCTTCCGTGGAAATAATCCCGTTCGTGAAGCAATGCATAGCGTCTTCCTCTATCATGCCATTAAAGCCGGGCTTGATATGGGAATCGTTAATGCAGGCCAACTCGCAATCTATGATGACATTGAGCCGGAACTTCGCGAACGGGTTGAAGATGTTATCCTTAACCGTCGTACCGATGCCACTGAAAGACTGATTGAACATGCTGAATCAATTAAAAATCAAGGCAAAGAAAAGGCTGAAACGAAAAAGGATGAATGGCGCTCTTTACCGGTCGAAGAGCGGTTGAAGTATGCGCTTATCAATGGCAATACAGATTTTATTGATCAGGATACAGAAGAAGCGCGGCAAAAGTACCCTCGCCCGCTTTCCGTCATTGAAGGCCCTTTGATGGATGGCATGAATGTCGTCGGCGATTTATTCGGCGCCGGAAAAATGTTTTTGCCGCAAGTAGTGAAATCGGCACGCGTGATGAAAAAATCAGTCGCTTACCTTATTCCATTTATCGAAGCCGAAAAAGCCGGAAAGTCTGAGAAGGCCGCTAAAATTCTTTTAGCGACCGTTAAAGGCGATGTTCACGACATCGGAAAAAACATTGTCGGGGTTGTACTTGCCTGCAATAATTTTGAAGTCATTGACCTTGGCGTAATGGTTCCGGCTGAGCGGATTTTGGATACTGCTGAAAAGGAGCAAGTCGATATCATCGGGCTATCAGGGCTCATTACACCATCGCTTGATGAGATGGTTTATGTCGCGAAGGAAATGGAACGTCGAGGATTAAAAATCCCACTCTTAATCGGGGGTGCGACCACCTCAAGAATTCATACCGCAGTTAAAATTGTGCCCAATTATTCCAACGCTGTTATTCATGTGCTTGATGCTTCGCGCTCGGTTCCTGTTGTTCAAAATTTGATCGGTAAAGATTCTAGAGAAACCTTTGTCGCAAAAATGAAATCAGAGTATGCTATTGCTCGGCAAGAACATAGCCGACGAAAGCAAGAAAAAAAATATCTGACTTATGAAAAGTCACTTGCCAATAAAGCCCAAATTCAATGGACAGAAAAATGTGTCTTTAAACCAACGAAAACTGGCATTTTCCAAATCTCTGTTGATCTTCAAACCCTTCGCAAATACATCGATTGGACACCCTTCTTCCAATCTTGGGAACTTGCCGGCCGTTACCCGGCAATTCTCTCCGACGACATTGTAGGAAAAGAAGCGACCAAACTCTTTAACGATGCAACAGTTTTGCTCGAAAAGATTATTGAAGAGAAATCGTTGAAAGCCTCGGGTGTGTATTTTATTTACCCTGCAAATTCAGTAGGCGATGATGTTGAAGTTTATACCGATGAATCGAGAAGTTCTGTACTTAAAACCTTCCATTTCCTTCGTCAACAAGGAGAAATGTCGAAGGGATTGCCCAACTTTTCACTTTCAGATTTTATTGCGCCTAAAGAAAGTGGTCTTGAAGACTACTTCGGAGGATTCGCCGTTACAGCCGGAATCGGAACGGAAGAACTGGCCTCTCAATTTGAAAAAAATAATGACGACTACAATGCCATTATGGTTAAAGCCTTAGCAGACCGCTTGGCAGAAGCTTTTGCTGAATACTTGCATGAATTGGTTCGCCGCGAATTTTGGGGCTATGAAACAGGGAATCCTTTACCCAACGAGGCGTTGATTAATGAATCCTACCAAGGCATTAGGCCTGCACCGGGCTATCCGGCATGCCCAGACCACACCGAGAAATTCTTACTCTTTGAACTTTTAGAACCTGAAACTCGAGTTGGAATTTCTTTGACTGAATCCGCCGCTATGTATCCGGCTGCATCTGTGAGTGGTTTTTATATCGCACACCCCGAGTCGAAATACTTTGCACTTGGGAAAATCGAGCGCGATCAAGTTGAGAATTATGCTTTGAGGAAAAATATGCCAGTTGAGCTTGTCGAGCGTTGGCTTTCACCAGTTCTGAATTATGAACAAACCGAAACCTCCGAAACTTCAACCATTGGAACTGAAGCTTGA
- the rfaD gene encoding ADP-glyceromanno-heptose 6-epimerase, protein MIVITGGAGFIGSAMVWKLNTMGMTDILIVDELGQTEKWKNLVGLKFNDYLHKDHFLEKLLSEELSVPEAIIHLGANSSTTETNVEHLMENNFSYTKDLALFSVTRGIRFIYASSAATYGNGEQGYDDSLNKIENLRPLNAYGYSKHIFDLWSIKREFHFKTVGLKFFNVFGPNEYHKGDMASVVYKAFNQISEKGFVKLFQSHREGFNDGEQLRDFVYVKDCCDVMVWLLQNPEVNGIYNLGTGKARSFKDLVNATFKALQKESNIEYIPMPEHLRGKYQYFTEANMERLKGQGCPVKFLTLEESVADYVQHYLSAADQHFRLSEPINT, encoded by the coding sequence ATGATCGTCATAACTGGCGGTGCCGGTTTTATTGGAAGCGCAATGGTTTGGAAACTCAATACAATGGGCATGACAGATATACTCATTGTGGATGAATTGGGACAAACCGAAAAATGGAAAAATTTAGTTGGCCTTAAGTTTAACGACTATCTTCATAAAGATCATTTTCTAGAAAAACTTCTTTCGGAAGAACTATCGGTACCCGAAGCAATTATTCATCTTGGAGCCAACAGTTCGACAACGGAAACGAATGTTGAACATTTGATGGAGAATAATTTTTCCTATACCAAAGACCTTGCTCTATTTTCAGTCACCCGTGGAATCCGTTTTATTTATGCTTCAAGTGCGGCAACTTATGGAAATGGCGAGCAAGGATATGATGATAGCTTAAACAAAATCGAAAATCTCAGACCACTCAATGCTTACGGTTACTCTAAGCATATTTTTGATTTATGGTCTATAAAAAGGGAGTTTCACTTCAAAACTGTAGGGCTTAAGTTTTTCAATGTTTTTGGGCCGAATGAGTATCATAAAGGGGATATGGCTAGTGTGGTGTATAAAGCGTTTAATCAAATTTCAGAAAAAGGCTTTGTCAAGCTTTTTCAGTCTCACCGTGAAGGTTTCAATGATGGCGAGCAACTGCGAGACTTTGTTTATGTCAAGGACTGTTGCGATGTAATGGTTTGGCTGCTTCAGAACCCTGAAGTCAATGGAATTTATAATTTAGGGACAGGAAAAGCGCGTTCGTTTAAAGACTTAGTTAATGCGACATTTAAGGCGTTACAAAAGGAATCCAACATTGAATACATTCCAATGCCTGAACATCTTCGTGGAAAGTATCAATATTTTACCGAGGCAAATATGGAGCGCTTGAAAGGTCAAGGGTGCCCGGTCAAATTTCTTACTTTAGAAGAGAGTGTTGCAGATTATGTTCAACATTATTTGTCTGCCGCAGATCAACATTTTCGATTGTCTGAACCAATCAATACCTAA
- a CDS encoding PhoH family protein, with the protein MNTERKFSLKGVEPVLLYGAQDAYIKRIENEFSDVAILARGSDVTLRGEEISVKVVEKILAELLFLVNRNGELEPHDVETVIKVVSVNERASSSSLQTSSIVQSEIQEGGRSRIAPATGFELDDDVIVLTRTDAVRAKTLGQKKMVVESKRNDVLFAIGPAGTGKTYTAVAIAVAALKSKRVNKIVLARPAVEAGESLGFLPGDLQQKIDPYLRPLYDALDDMITAEKMKEYMEKKVVEIVPLAYMRGRTLNNAFIILDEAQNATNLQLKMCLTRLGINSKAIITGDISQIDLPNKRDSGLVNVQSILSDIQGIAFVQLDKSDVVRHRLVRDIISAYESQSKPKEPVTNGT; encoded by the coding sequence TTGAATACAGAAAGAAAATTTTCATTGAAAGGCGTAGAGCCTGTGCTTCTTTATGGCGCGCAAGATGCCTACATAAAAAGAATCGAAAATGAATTTTCGGATGTTGCCATTCTCGCTCGTGGTAGCGATGTAACGCTTCGCGGCGAAGAAATTAGCGTAAAAGTTGTTGAAAAGATTTTGGCAGAACTCTTATTTCTTGTCAATCGTAATGGAGAGTTGGAGCCCCACGATGTTGAAACCGTAATTAAGGTCGTTTCAGTAAATGAACGAGCATCTTCTTCATCCCTTCAAACAAGTTCAATCGTACAATCAGAAATTCAAGAAGGTGGGAGATCGCGAATTGCGCCCGCAACCGGGTTTGAGCTCGATGATGATGTCATAGTTCTTACCCGTACTGATGCTGTTCGCGCAAAAACATTAGGGCAAAAAAAGATGGTTGTTGAATCAAAACGAAACGACGTACTTTTTGCGATTGGTCCCGCCGGAACTGGTAAAACCTATACGGCTGTTGCGATAGCGGTTGCTGCTCTAAAATCAAAGCGGGTAAATAAAATTGTCCTCGCACGGCCAGCTGTCGAAGCAGGCGAAAGTCTTGGGTTTCTTCCCGGTGATCTTCAGCAAAAAATTGATCCTTATTTGCGTCCGCTCTATGATGCGCTTGACGATATGATTACGGCTGAAAAGATGAAAGAGTATATGGAAAAGAAAGTAGTCGAGATTGTGCCTTTAGCCTACATGCGTGGCCGAACGCTCAATAATGCGTTCATTATCTTAGACGAAGCTCAAAATGCTACAAACCTTCAATTGAAGATGTGCCTCACTCGTTTAGGAATAAATTCAAAAGCAATAATCACCGGAGATATTTCACAGATAGATTTGCCCAACAAGCGAGATTCCGGTCTTGTAAACGTTCAATCGATTTTATCCGATATACAAGGGATTGCTTTTGTTCAGCTTGATAAATCGGATGTGGTTAGGCATCGGTTGGTTCGCGATATTATCTCTGCCTATGAATCGCAATCGAAACCAAAAGAACCGGTTACCAATGGCACATAG
- a CDS encoding dihydroorotate dehydrogenase, which translates to MVELGRGLTLRNPVLLASGTVSFGEEISKFVPLSKVGGIVTKAVSPEVREGNAPQRIVETPSGMLNAIGLANVGVDRFVVEKLPFLKASGAVTVVNVVGKSIEDYIEVVSRLEKEEGVSGYEINLSCPNVKGECIIFGVDVGATVEIVSALRRITNRHLMIKLTPNVTSISSIAIAAEKAGADSVSLINTVIGMAVDIRTRKPKLKNVTGGLSGPAIKPIALAKVWEVFQTVQIPIVGMGGIASTEDALEFMLVGAKAVQVGTMNFVTPSIGFNIAEQLGVFFEKESMKHYVGSLKVV; encoded by the coding sequence ATGGTCGAGTTAGGTCGTGGGCTCACTTTGAGAAATCCAGTATTGCTTGCCTCTGGAACAGTTTCTTTTGGAGAAGAGATTTCTAAGTTTGTACCCCTTTCAAAAGTTGGAGGAATTGTGACGAAAGCCGTTTCTCCTGAAGTGAGAGAAGGAAATGCGCCTCAAAGAATCGTGGAAACGCCCTCTGGGATGTTAAATGCGATTGGGCTTGCCAATGTGGGCGTCGATCGATTTGTGGTTGAAAAATTGCCTTTTCTGAAAGCAAGTGGCGCCGTGACGGTTGTTAATGTTGTTGGTAAATCTATTGAAGACTATATCGAAGTTGTTTCACGATTGGAAAAAGAGGAAGGCGTATCGGGTTATGAAATCAATCTTTCATGCCCAAATGTTAAAGGGGAATGTATCATATTTGGTGTTGATGTTGGGGCAACCGTTGAAATCGTTTCTGCTTTACGCAGAATCACCAACCGTCATTTGATGATTAAATTAACGCCAAACGTTACTTCTATTTCAAGTATTGCAATAGCAGCAGAAAAAGCGGGTGCGGATTCGGTTTCACTGATAAATACTGTTATTGGAATGGCCGTTGACATTCGCACTAGAAAGCCAAAACTCAAAAATGTGACCGGCGGACTCTCAGGGCCGGCGATTAAACCTATTGCACTTGCAAAGGTTTGGGAAGTTTTTCAGACGGTTCAAATCCCAATTGTTGGTATGGGAGGAATTGCTTCAACAGAAGATGCACTTGAATTTATGCTTGTGGGCGCAAAAGCTGTCCAAGTTGGAACAATGAATTTTGTAACCCCATCTATAGGATTTAACATTGCTGAGCAGTTAGGTGTCTTTTTTGAAAAGGAATCGATGAAACACTATGTCGGTTCACTAAAAGTTGTGTAA
- a CDS encoding response regulator → MVVIVDKEPHFVQSLTEYLSKEFPVIGFTCAEAALQYIEKNFHRIALCITDNQMPQLNGIEFAKKVKSQDREIEVLLTCRFYDYNDFERLLKEQVINEFLQKPFSFETIYSKLQTRRKLVYKSKRF, encoded by the coding sequence ATGGTAGTTATTGTCGATAAAGAACCCCATTTTGTTCAATCACTCACAGAATATCTTTCCAAAGAGTTTCCGGTTATCGGGTTTACATGCGCTGAAGCAGCGCTTCAATACATCGAGAAAAATTTTCATCGCATTGCCCTTTGCATAACCGATAACCAAATGCCTCAGCTTAATGGAATTGAATTCGCCAAAAAAGTAAAGTCTCAAGATCGTGAAATTGAAGTTTTACTCACTTGCAGATTCTATGATTACAACGATTTCGAAAGGCTCTTGAAGGAGCAGGTTATCAACGAATTTTTGCAAAAACCATTTTCGTTTGAAACCATCTATTCAAAACTCCAAACCCGAAGAAAACTCGTTTACAAATCAAAGAGGTTTTAA
- the fusA gene encoding elongation factor G → MALILSENLRNVVLAGHASTGKTMLTEAFALSSGLIQTLGSIEQGTTLSDHAPDEIIRKHSINSDLINFTWKNYKINLIDTPGFADFRGDVKSAMRVADTVIITVSASTGPEVGTDTAFDDASEFYKPTSFVITKLDADRAGFNEAIDSLIERYGRAVVPIQFPIEAGLQHHILVDVLQMKQYEFTPDKPGTMKVVDIDDEYREAAKAAHAKLVEAVAETDETLMNKFFENGGELSEEDLREGVKHALLTRTLFPVFCASPLHLLGVERLLDLMVSIFPSPIERGAEHAIEISSSNEVLLEPKSECDTVAFVFKTVSEPHVGELSFVRVYAGHIESGHELINAQTKQPEKLGTVYTVVGKDKIPAQKLFAGDFGVVLKMKDSHTNNTLADKGVNLVIKPVQFPEPVTDIAVKPVARGDEEKISTALFHLHEEDPSFKIHRDEETAQLILSGLGDIHLETIIRRLKEKFGISVITEAPRVAYRETVRLSASAQGKFKRQNGGHGQYGDTWIRVEPLPRGTGNQFTSEVVGGVVPTRFIPAVEKGAEETFKQGILAGFPIMDMKVVVYDGSHHPVDSSEMAFKVAAQMGIKAAFEKAHPVLLEPIYKVETFVPDEYTGEVIAELSSRRGKIVGFDSDDSGETSITVARHIQTLQALVPLSELYGYQSALNRIAQRRATFKRVFSNYEEVPFELAVKVVELNKKNHQE, encoded by the coding sequence ATGGCTCTAATTCTTTCCGAGAATCTACGCAATGTGGTTCTCGCCGGTCATGCTTCAACCGGTAAAACGATGCTCACCGAAGCTTTCGCACTTTCTTCAGGTTTGATACAAACATTAGGCAGTATCGAACAAGGAACCACCCTCTCCGACCACGCTCCCGACGAAATTATTCGTAAACATAGTATAAACTCAGACCTCATCAATTTCACTTGGAAAAATTATAAGATTAACCTTATCGATACACCCGGATTTGCCGACTTTCGCGGCGACGTGAAATCCGCAATGCGAGTAGCCGATACAGTAATCATTACAGTTAGTGCCTCAACAGGGCCTGAAGTTGGAACCGATACTGCCTTTGATGATGCCTCAGAGTTCTACAAGCCAACCTCTTTTGTAATTACAAAACTTGATGCGGACCGAGCAGGTTTCAATGAAGCCATTGATTCGCTCATTGAGCGTTATGGCCGTGCCGTTGTTCCCATTCAATTTCCAATCGAAGCCGGCCTTCAACACCACATTTTGGTGGATGTACTGCAAATGAAGCAATATGAATTTACACCCGATAAGCCGGGCACAATGAAGGTTGTAGATATCGACGATGAATATCGAGAAGCCGCAAAAGCTGCACATGCCAAATTGGTTGAAGCCGTTGCAGAAACAGACGAAACTTTAATGAATAAATTTTTTGAAAATGGCGGCGAACTCTCTGAAGAAGATCTTCGTGAAGGGGTTAAACATGCCCTTCTTACACGAACACTTTTTCCGGTTTTCTGCGCTTCTCCGCTTCATCTTCTTGGCGTTGAACGGCTTCTGGATTTGATGGTCAGCATATTCCCTTCACCTATTGAACGGGGCGCAGAACACGCTATTGAAATTTCTTCATCAAATGAGGTTTTGCTTGAACCAAAATCAGAATGCGATACAGTGGCATTCGTCTTTAAAACTGTCTCGGAGCCTCATGTCGGAGAACTTTCATTTGTTCGTGTTTATGCAGGCCATATTGAAAGTGGGCATGAACTCATCAATGCTCAAACAAAACAGCCTGAAAAGTTAGGAACGGTTTACACCGTAGTGGGTAAAGATAAAATTCCTGCTCAAAAGCTATTTGCCGGCGATTTTGGCGTTGTCTTGAAAATGAAAGACTCACACACCAATAATACCTTAGCCGATAAAGGCGTCAATTTGGTCATTAAGCCGGTTCAGTTTCCTGAGCCAGTTACTGACATTGCTGTAAAACCCGTAGCGCGTGGAGATGAAGAAAAAATTTCTACTGCACTTTTCCATCTTCATGAAGAAGACCCAAGTTTCAAGATTCATCGCGATGAAGAGACGGCTCAACTTATCCTTTCAGGTTTGGGGGATATTCATCTTGAAACGATAATCAGACGCTTAAAAGAAAAATTTGGCATTTCAGTAATTACCGAAGCACCTCGGGTTGCCTACCGAGAAACAGTTCGCCTTTCCGCAAGCGCACAAGGAAAATTTAAACGGCAAAACGGTGGGCACGGCCAATATGGCGATACTTGGATTCGTGTGGAACCTCTTCCGAGAGGAACCGGAAATCAGTTTACATCTGAAGTTGTGGGCGGCGTTGTTCCAACTCGCTTTATCCCTGCTGTTGAAAAGGGCGCAGAAGAAACATTCAAACAAGGAATCTTAGCCGGTTTCCCGATTATGGATATGAAGGTGGTAGTCTATGACGGCTCACATCATCCGGTTGATAGTTCGGAAATGGCATTCAAAGTTGCTGCCCAAATGGGAATAAAGGCGGCTTTTGAAAAAGCGCATCCGGTACTTTTAGAGCCTATTTATAAGGTTGAAACTTTCGTGCCTGATGAATATACCGGAGAGGTGATTGCTGAATTATCTTCGCGAAGAGGAAAAATCGTTGGTTTCGATTCCGATGACTCGGGCGAAACTTCAATTACCGTCGCAAGGCATATTCAAACGCTCCAAGCATTGGTTCCACTGTCAGAACTTTATGGTTATCAAAGTGCACTGAATCGTATCGCTCAACGGCGCGCTACATTTAAACGCGTTTTCAGTAATTATGAAGAAGTTCCTTTTGAACTCGCTGTAAAAGTTGTCGAACTCAATAAAAAGAATCACCAAGAGTAA
- a CDS encoding CTP synthase — MPKSKGVKYIFVTGGVVSSLGKGILSSSLGALLKARGLRVTIQKYDPYINVDPGTMSPFQHGEVYVTDDGAEADLDLGHYERFLDIATDRQNSMTMGRIYQTVLERERRGDYLGATVQVVPHVIDQIKHEILHHSATGKYDVVITEIGGTVGDIESLPLLEAMRQLKLHLGPKNFVAIHLTLVPYIKSASELKTKPTQHSVKLLQEIGVQPDILVCRSERELSKEIKHKIGLFCNLSDEDVVGLRDAETIYEVPLVLSQEHLDTLVLKKLGIKISKDAALAEWEAFAHKVKFPRDGTLRIAICGKYTAYPDAYKSIIEAFVHAGAANDVKVLIKWIRSEDIEDKVMTPAEALRDVWGVLVAPGFGQRGIEGKIEIIRFARENNIPFFGICLGMQCAVIEFARNVCGMDNANSTEFQKKTKFPVIDMMEHQKKVKEKGGTMRLGSYPCVLEDGTKAAAAYRRPLINERHRHRFEVNNPYRDELKSHGIVFSGTSPDGELVEIIELPKHRWFLGVQFHPELKSRVHNVHPLFEAFVREAKNFREEQNNLFGSMRSSSKSPEALSHSELKSPEREAEAMKV, encoded by the coding sequence ATGCCTAAGTCGAAAGGTGTGAAATATATTTTTGTAACGGGAGGGGTTGTCTCCTCACTAGGTAAGGGAATTTTGTCGTCGTCGCTTGGTGCATTGCTGAAAGCGCGTGGGCTTCGGGTGACCATTCAAAAATACGACCCTTATATCAATGTTGACCCCGGTACAATGTCCCCATTCCAGCACGGCGAAGTATATGTTACCGATGATGGTGCTGAAGCTGATTTGGATTTGGGGCATTATGAACGCTTTTTAGACATCGCGACAGACCGGCAGAACAGTATGACGATGGGGCGTATTTATCAAACGGTTCTCGAGCGCGAGAGGCGGGGAGATTACTTGGGTGCCACAGTTCAGGTTGTTCCTCATGTGATTGATCAAATCAAACATGAGATATTGCATCATAGCGCTACAGGAAAATATGATGTGGTAATTACTGAAATCGGGGGTACAGTAGGCGATATCGAATCTCTGCCGTTACTTGAAGCAATGCGTCAATTAAAGCTACATTTAGGTCCTAAAAATTTTGTCGCAATTCATTTAACACTTGTTCCCTATATCAAATCGGCTTCGGAGTTGAAAACAAAACCCACTCAGCATAGTGTGAAACTTCTACAAGAAATTGGAGTTCAACCGGATATTTTGGTTTGCAGAAGCGAACGTGAACTTTCAAAAGAAATCAAACATAAAATCGGGCTTTTCTGTAACCTTAGCGACGAAGACGTTGTGGGACTTCGCGACGCAGAAACCATTTATGAAGTTCCACTCGTGCTTAGCCAAGAGCATCTTGATACACTTGTCCTCAAAAAATTAGGTATAAAAATTTCTAAAGACGCAGCACTTGCTGAGTGGGAAGCCTTTGCTCATAAAGTAAAATTCCCAAGAGATGGAACTTTGCGGATTGCAATCTGCGGCAAATACACAGCTTACCCTGATGCGTACAAATCCATCATTGAAGCCTTTGTTCATGCCGGTGCGGCAAATGATGTCAAAGTCTTAATTAAATGGATTCGCTCGGAAGATATTGAAGATAAAGTAATGACTCCGGCAGAGGCACTGCGTGATGTTTGGGGCGTTTTGGTTGCTCCGGGATTTGGGCAGCGCGGGATTGAAGGAAAAATAGAAATCATCCGATTTGCGCGAGAAAACAATATTCCCTTCTTTGGGATTTGCCTTGGAATGCAATGCGCTGTCATTGAATTTGCGAGAAATGTTTGTGGGATGGACAATGCGAATTCAACAGAATTCCAAAAGAAGACGAAATTCCCTGTGATTGATATGATGGAGCATCAAAAGAAGGTGAAAGAGAAAGGTGGCACGATGCGGCTTGGCTCTTACCCTTGTGTACTTGAAGATGGAACAAAGGCGGCGGCGGCTTACCGAAGGCCTCTTATCAATGAACGGCATCGTCATCGTTTTGAAGTGAATAATCCATACAGAGACGAGTTAAAATCACACGGGATTGTGTTTTCAGGAACTTCGCCCGATGGGGAGTTGGTTGAGATTATCGAATTGCCGAAGCATCGTTGGTTTTTGGGTGTGCAATTTCATCCTGAGTTGAAATCACGTGTTCATAATGTTCATCCTTTATTTGAAGCATTTGTTCGGGAAGCAAAGAATTTTAGAGAAGAACAGAATAATCTATTTGGGTCGATGCGCTCAAGTAGTAAATCGCCGGAGGCATTGTCTCACTCAGAATTGAAATCGCCTGAGCGTGAAGCTGAAGCAATGAAGGTATAA